A DNA window from Lachancea thermotolerans CBS 6340 chromosome G complete sequence contains the following coding sequences:
- the TIF35 gene encoding translation initiation factor eIF3 core subunit g (similar to uniprot|Q04067 YDR429C Saccharomyces cerevisiae TIF35 Subunit of the core complex of translation initiation factor 3(eIF3)), with the protein MSEVSVPPTQVLENPDGTKTVVSYRVENGKKLRVTQKVREIKVTEKVNKSVASRKHWKKFGAEANSAPGPDYSTTQLGEELLLRLGTSWKKLEEEEEQKAKEAKGGEKLITCRTCGGNHYTMHCPFKDTLGDASAAAASSAAADPAVESEAAAGALETGSIIGGKYVPPSRRAGARDPSSNNNFDAYRDQRERDDAKTLKIMQLNENADENTLRYELLFPFGRIPKVVVVRNRETGRSRGIAYVTFETEEIAETALNFLNGRGFMNLILNADWSKPKVKE; encoded by the coding sequence ATGTCGGAAGTATCAGTGCCCCCCACCCAAGTGTTGGAGAACCCAGATGGAACGAAGACCGTCGTTTCCTACAGGGTCGAGAAtggcaagaagctcagAGTGACGCAGAAGGTCCGTGAAATAAAAGTGACAGAAAAAGTGAACAAGTCTGTGGCATCAAGAAAGCACTGGAAGAAGTTTGGCGCGGAAGCTAACTCTGCACCAGGCCCAGACTACTCGACCACACAGCTTGGCGAAGAGTTGTTGCTTAGATTGGGCACGTCGTGGAAGAAattggaagaggaagaagagcaaaaggCGAAGGAGGCCAAGGGTGGCGAGAAGCTGATCACCTGTAGAACCTGTGGTGGTAACCATTATACCATGCACTGTCCTTTCAAGGACACTTTGGGTGACGCCTCTGCTGCCGCTGCGAGCTCCGCTGCGGCCGACCCTGCAGTCGAGTCtgaggccgccgccggcgccctCGAAACTGGCAGCATCATTGGTGGCAAGTACGTTCCTCCTTCTCGCCGTGCCGGTGCTAGAGATCCATCTTCGAACAACAACTTTGATGCCTACAGGGACCAGAGAGAGCGTGATGACGCtaagactttgaagatcaTGCAGTTGAACGAGAACGCCGATGAGAACACTCTGAGGTACGAGTTGCTGTTCCCATTCGGCAGAATTCCAAAGGTAGTGGTCGTGAGGAATAGGGAAACCGGCAGGTCCAGAGGTATCGCTTACGTCACTTTCGAGACCGAAGAGATTGCCGAGACCGCtctgaacttcttgaacgGCAGAGGTTTCATGAACTTGATTCTGAACGCGGACTGGTCCAAGCCAAAAGTTAAGGAGTAA
- the MRPL39 gene encoding mitochondrial 54S ribosomal protein bL33m (similar to uniprot|P36533 Saccharomyces cerevisiae YML009C MRPL39 Mitochondrial ribosomal protein of the large subunit) — MAKQKSKNSVIKLLSTAATGFARQITITRGAPLVTQVRYDPVAKRHVLFKEAKKRKVAERKPLDFRRTFK, encoded by the coding sequence ATGGCTAAACAAAAATCGAAGAACTCTGTcatcaagcttctttccacCGCGGCGACCGGGTTTGCAAGACAAATTACTATCACAAGAGGTGCGCCTCTGGTAACGCAGGTGCGGTATGATCCAGTCGCCAAGCGTCAtgtccttttcaaagaagccaagaaacgCAAGGTTGCAGAGAGAAAGCCTCTCGATTTCCGCAGGACATTTAAATAG
- the BNA7 gene encoding arylformamidase (similar to uniprot|Q04066 Saccharomyces cerevisiae YDR428C Hypothetical ORF) has product MAKFEETVTFYRSQQTSPVHCAIVFIHGGAWIDKNNTPHDFDEFSRCLLDLANGNPSFSIYAIEYRLSPAVKHPAHIYDVIENLVKLVEQEGIEELNLMGHSVGATLVWQVLSGIPGLANAESFASSAELKLLRKLLKKCYLVDGIYSLSKLLEEYPSYDYFVSQAFEQIEDYDDPEQSQVIIPLNADIYVIHSYRDELLSPLQSNYLCATLQKLKQPFQSYWSDFGEHNEVYSNAKVAQYILHTMQMH; this is encoded by the coding sequence ATGGCGAAATTCGAGGAAACCGTCACCTTCTACAGATCTCAACAGACATCCCCTGTTCATTGCGCAATCGTCTTCATCCATGGCGGCGCTTGGATCGATAAGAACAATACACCTCACGACTTTGACGAATTCTCGCGGTGTCTGCTCGATTTAGCTAATGGGAACCCTTCTTTCTCTATTTATGCCATTGAGTACCGTCTTTCTCCAGCAGTTAAACATCCGGCTCACATTTACGATGTCATTGAAAATCTGGTGAAGCTAGTCGAACAAGAGGGGATCGAGGAGCTCAATCTAATGGGACACTCAGTGGGCGCTACATTGGTTTGGCAGGTGCTAAGTGGGATCCCTGGTCTTGCTAACGCAGAATCCTTCGCATCTTCTGCAGAGCTGAAGCTCCTTAGGAAATTGTTAAAAAAGTGCTATCTAGTTGACGGCATCTATtcgctttcaaagttgCTAGAGGAGTATCCTAGTTACGATTACTTTGTTTCACaggcttttgaacaaattgaaGACTACGATGACCCCGAACAGTCTCAAGTGATCATCCCATTAAATGCTGATATTTATGTAATCCACTCGTATCGTGACGAGCTGCTTTCTCCCCTGCAGAGCAACTACCTCTGCGCTACCTTACAGAAACTCAAACAACCATTCCAAAGCTACTGGAGTGACTTCGGTGAACATAATGAGGTGTACTCTAACGCAAAGGTAGCGCAATATATTCTACACACGATGCAGATgcattga
- the SPT5 gene encoding transcription elongation factor SPT5 (similar to uniprot|P27692 YML010W Saccharomyces cerevisiae SPT5 Protein that forms a complex with Spt4p and mediates both activation and inhibition of transcription elongation), whose translation MAEETNQQPSLATEIGNVENPNVKDHQQETGEDQSQLENKLPLTDASTAENREAAQSALGTGQQQVDTDEPKIETNEPSNDEARMSNGETAENAGQQVAESAEQPDTKASEQESSENAESQTGDKKRPRESEDEGSSAATDNQESTGPESKALEDEQAAGEEEGELDDDDDDEDDDDDEDDDDEAGPRKKQRRERNRFLDIEAEVSDDEEDEEDDEESELVREGFITRGDEEEEETAGPTGRDDRLHRQLDQNLNKSSEEDAQKLAKELRERYGRSSSKQYRAAAQDGYVPQRFLLPSVDTATIWGVRCRPGREKEIVRKLLKKKFNLDKSMGNKKLKIMSIFQRDNYSGRIYIEAPKQSVIEKFTTGVPDIYPAQKLLIPVQELPLLLKPDKSDDVRLEEGSYVRIKRGIYKGDLAVVDQISENNLEVLLKIVPRLDYGKNDEIDADTNTRKQKRPTFAQRPPPQLFNPTMALRMDQANLYKRDDRHFTYRNDDYVDGYLFKSFRIQYLETKNIQPSVEELARFGSKEGNLDLTTISQTIKKAQAAKVTFQIGDRVEVLSGEQKGSKGFVTRTSMDIIAVNLPQLGMKALEFPISSLRKIFEAGDHVTVVGGDHQGDAGLVLAVKNGQVTFVSDQTRANLTISANNLSKSMDSTPTSSEYALHDIVELSAKNVACVIQAGHDIFKILDDTGKVSTITKGSILKKINTARSRLTTVDNKGREIKIGDTVVEKVGARREGQVLYIQTQQIFIVSKKITENAGVFVVNPMNVEAVASKDNLIAGVGSMDLSRMNPDVVAKMRPPQQSAQQASVGRDVALGKTVRIRSAGYKGQLGIVKDVNGEKATIELHSKNKHITMDKRKLMYYNKEGGDGITYDELVNRRGRTPNARIGPSYVSAPRNMATGGMPIGAGGPGSSALSGGMTPGWNSFDGGKTPAVNSGGQGGASAWGGASTWGGQGGASTWGGAGQGGGASAWGGQGAGATSTWGGASAWGNKSSWGGASTWASGGDNNGGVSTWGGDKSSHGGGSVWGNRDGGTSTWGGGTSREANREGGNSTWRNENSGNKSAWGDQGNVSSYGGNSTWGGR comes from the coding sequence ATGGCTGAAGAAACCAATCAACAGCCGAGCCTGGCAACAGAGATCggaaatgttgaaaaccCAAACGTCAAAGACCACCAGCAAGAGACAGGGGAGGACCAGTCACAACTCGAAAACAAATTGCCTTTGACAGACGCTAGCACAGCCGAGAACCGCGAGGCTGCACAAAGCGCCCTAGGAACTGGGCAACAGCAAGTCGACACAGATGAGCCCAAAATAGAAACGAATGAACCTAGCAATGACGAAGCGAGAATGTCCAATGGAGAAACAGCCGAAAACGCGGGTCAGCAAGTAGCAGAAAGCGCAGAACAGCCAGACACAAAGGCTAGCgagcaagaaagctcaGAAAACGCAGAGTCACAAACGGGCGATAAAAAAAGGCCTCGTGAGTCCGAAGACGAGGGCTCTAGCGCAGCTACTGACAACCAAGAAAGTACGGGGCCCGAAAGTAAAGCACTTGAGGATGAACAAGCTGCTGGGGAGGAAGAAGGCGAACtcgacgatgacgacgacgacgaagatgacgacgacgacgaagatgacgatgacgaagCTGGTCCTaggaagaagcagcgccGCGAGCGGAACAGATTTTTAGATATCGAAGCAGAAGTCAgcgatgacgaagaagacgaagaggatgacgaagaaTCTGAACTAGTTCGCGAGGGTTTCATCACTCGtggcgatgaagaagaagaagaaaccgCGGGACCAACTGGTAGAGACGATCGGCTCCACCGGCAGCTCGACCAGAACCTGAACAagagctcagaagaagatgcgCAAAAACTTGCCAAAGAATTGAGAGAGCGTTACGGAAGAAGCAGCTCCAAGCAATATCGTGCGGCAGCTCAGGATGGGTATGTCCCCCAAAGATTCTTGCTGCCTAGTGTTGACACAGCTACAATTTGGGGTGTGAGGTGTAGACCtggaagagaaaaagagattGTTAgaaagctgctgaaaaagaagttcaatCTTGACAAGTCTATgggaaacaaaaagttgaaaatcaTGTCTATTTTTCAGAGAGACAACTATTCCGGAAGAATCTATATTGAAGCTCCCAAGCAGTCTGTTATTGAGAAATTCACCACAGGTGTCCCAGATATTTAtcctgctcaaaagcttctaATTCCGGTTCAGGAGCTGCCGCTACTGTTAAAGCCAGATAAGTCAGATGATGTTAGACTTGAAGAGGGAAGTTACGTGCGCATTAAGAGGGGCATTTACAAGGGAGATTTGGCTGTTGTGGACCAAATTAGTGAAAATAATTTAGAGGTTTTACTCAAAATTGTTCCTCGTCTTGATTACGGTAAGAACGACGAGATCGATGCCGATACGAACACTAGAAAACAGAAGAGACCTACTTTTGCCCAGAGGCCTCCGCCCCAGCTCTTTAACCCTACGATGGCTTTGAGGATGGACCAGGCCAATCTGTACAAAAGAGACGACAGGCACTTCACCTACAGAAATGATGACTATGTCGATGGTTATTTGTTCAAGTCCTTTAGAATTCAATACCTGGAAACTAAGAACATCCAGCCCTCGGTTGAAGAGTTGGCCAGGTTTGGTAGCAAGGAGGGGAACCTAGACCTGACCACCATTTCCCAAACAATAAAGAAGGCGCAAGCCGCTAAGGTTACTTTCCAGATAGGAGACCGAGTTGAGGTTCTGAGCGGAGAACAAAAAGGCTCCAAAGGTTTTGTGACAAGAACATCAATGGACATTATTGCAGTGAATCTGCCACAACTTGGCATGAAAGCGCTAGAATTCCCTATTTCCTCCTTGCGGAAAATCTTCGAAGCCGGTGATCACGTCACAGTTGTAGGAGGTGACCATCAAGGAGATGCAGGTCTTGTGCTAGCGGTGAAGAATGGACAAGTAACCTTTGTCTCTGACCAAACCAGAGCCAACTTGACCATTTCGGCAAACAACTTAAGCAAGTCCATGGATTCGACCCCAACCTCAAGTGAATATGCTCTCCACGACATAGTTGAGCTCAGTGCGAAAAACGTGGCTTGTGTTATTCAAGCTGGGCACGatatcttcaaaatcctcGACGACACAGGAAAGGTTTCTACGATTACCAAAGGttctattttgaaaaaaatcaaCACTGCCCGTTCAAGGCTCACTACTGTGGATAATAAAGGCAGAGAAATCAAAATTGGTGACACAGTGGTAGAAAAGGTCGGTGCGCGTAGAGAAGGTCAAGTGCTGTACATTCAAACCCAGCAGATCTTTATTGTCTCGAAAAAGATAACCGAAAATGCCGGTGTGTTTGTCGTGAATCCAATGAACGTGGAAGCTGTTGCCTCAAAGGACAATCTGATAGCGGGCGTTGGTAGCATGGACCTCAGTAGGATGAATCCTGACGTGGTAGCGAAAATGCGCCCTCCTCAGCAATCCGCTCAACAAGCTAGTGTTGGCCGCGACGTTGCTCTTGGGAAGACTGTAAGAATTCGCTCTGCAGGCTACAAGGGCCAACTTGGTATTGTAAAAGACGTGAATGGGGAAAAAGCCACTATCGAGTTACactccaaaaacaagcacaTTACGATGGACAAACGCAAGCTGATGTACTACAATAAAGAAGGTGGCGATGGTATCACGTATGATGAGCTCGTTAACAGGCGTGGTAGGACGCCAAATGCCAGAATTGGTCCCAGCTATGTCAGTGCGCCACGAAACATGGCAACAGGCGGTATGCCTATCGGAGCCGGCGGACCAGGCTCTTCTGCATTGTCAGGAGGCATGACACCTGGCTGGAACTCGTTCGATGGAGGTAAAACGCCAGCAGTTAACTCCGGAGGCCAAGGAGGCGCTTCTGCCTGGGGTGGTGCATCTACTTGGGGTGGCCAGGGAGGTGCGTCCACTTGGGGCGGCGCTGGCCAAGGTGGCGGCGCCTCAGCTTGGGGTGGCCAAGGCGCAGGTGCTACTTCGACCTGGGGCGGAGCATCCGCGTGGGGAAACAAATCCAGCTGGGGGGGTGCTTCTACATGGGCCTCGGGAGGCGATAACAATGGCGGAGTATCAACCTGGGGCGGCGACAAGTCCAGTCATGGCGGCGGATCCGTGTGGGGCAACCGCGATGGCGGCACCTCGACATGGGGAGGCGGCACTAGCAGAGAGGCCAACCGTGAGGGCGGTAATTCGACGTGGAGGAATGAGAATAGTGGCAACAAATCCGCGTGGGGCGACCAAGGCAACGTGTCGTCTTACGGTGGAAACAGCACGTGGGGCGGCCGCTAG
- the RPN9 gene encoding proteasome regulatory particle lid subunit RPN9 (similar to uniprot|Q04062 Saccharomyces cerevisiae YDR427W) — translation MSQDIDTILSTLRTEADPELAGLFYEFEDFYEQKLWHQLTERLDVFFHDERSLPLRLRVYDTFVSKFQDKINQLKLTNFLLLSLKDNSESQDALDYLTDLQKSFKEMDEKKQRNDGLKSHYSGILLIDIEIARIYLVQGDLVKARDSLDEIETTLEFQDSLPLQVISAFYSTSAEYYLAKKDFNSFYYTSLLYLSTAETLKSYHELSPVKRQQLAYNLCVAALLGDKIYNLGELLNHPIMESISSDPQYEWLSQFLQTLSNGDFDQFDKLSKERVPHVPILSAHESFLRQKICLMTLVESVFVKNIRTLSFDDIAAATHLPKDNVEHLVMRSISLGLLKGSIDQVNELVTVAWVQPRIINGDQINKMKQRLVEWNEEVSSLGKKIEARGKSIWV, via the coding sequence ATGTCACAAGATATTGACACTATACTGAGCACTCTGAGGACCGAAGCAGACCCCGAGCTGGCCGGGCTGTTTTACGAGTTCGAGGATTTCTATGAACAGAAGCTATGGCATCAACTCACGGAACGCCTGGACGTCTTCTTTCATGATGAACGTTCATTACCTCTAAGATTAAGAGTTTACGACACTTTTGTGTCTaagtttcaagacaaaatcaACCAACTAAAGTTGACCAActttctgctgctgtcACTCAAGGACAACAGTGAGTCGCAAGATGCATTGGATTATCTGACAGATCtgcagaagagcttcaaagaaatggaTGAGAAAAAACAGAGAAACGACGGGCTGAAGTCCCACTATAGTGGAATTCTTCTGATAGACATCGAGATTGCACGGATTTACTTGGTTCAAGGAGACTTGGTTAAAGCTAGAGACTCACTAGATGAAATTGAGACCACCCTTGAATTCCAGGATTCGCTGCCGCTGCAGGTTATCAGCGCGTTCTACTCGACGAGCGCCGAGTATTATTTGGCTAAGAAAGACTTCAACTCTTTTTACTACACAAGCTTGTTGTATCTATCGACAGCTGAGACTCTGAAGTCCTACCATGAGCTCTCTCCAGTTAAGCGTCAGCAGCTTGCTTACAACTTGTGCGTTGCAGCTCTTTTGGGCGACAAGATTTATAACCTAGGTGAATTGCTGAACCATCCTATCATGGAGAGCATCTCCTCTGACCCTCAGTATGAATGGTTGTCTCAATTTTTACAAACCCTATCGAATGGTGACTTTGATCAATTCGATAAACTTTCGAAGGAACGTGTGCCTCACGTACCCATATTGTCGGCTCACGAATCGTTCTTGAGACAAAAGATTTGCCTAATGACCTTAGTGGAAAGTGTGTTTGTGAAAAATATCAGAACCTTATCGTTCGACGATATTGCGGCTGCAACTCACCTGCCTAAGGACAATGTTGAACACTTGGTTATGAGAAGTATCAGTCTTGGTCTTTTGAAAGGCTCCATTGACCAAGTCAATGAATTGGTCACTGTTGCATGGGTTCAGCCACGTATTATCAACGGGGAccaaatcaacaaaatgaagcAAAGGCTTGTGGAGTGGAACGAAGAGGTTTCCAGCTTGGGCAAAAAAATTGAGGCTCGCGGAAAGAGCATCTGGGTCTAG